Part of the Gemmatimonadota bacterium genome, GAATCCCGCAACCGGGGATACGCGACTTCGTGCGTTTACGAGTTGACGAAAAAACTGCTTGCGGGCCGGTACAGGTTCTGTAGCCTGTTTACCGACCTGGCGAATCCGACCTCCAACCGCATATATCCAAAAGTCGGTTATGTGCCGCTGGGCGACACGCTGGAATTCGATTTTGATTACACGGCAGTACCTGCCGGCTGCTGACCCAGTGCTCGTACATCCACTAACTCGCGCCAAAAGGAGCGTCAAACACATGGCGAAGATCACTGAATTCAAAGGATACACCAGCGACGACCTGGCCAAAATCCCCGATATCCCCAAGCCTGAGACGCCGCCGGATCCCATGATCGTCAATGCCCAGGACGGCGTGCCGGTCGTCTATCCCGGTTGCAACGGCCTGGGGGTCAGGGTGGTACACCCCGTGAATCCCAACGCCCCCGCGGAGAACATGGGGCTGGTGCTGTTTTATGTGCCGCCTCATGTCGTGCTCGAACCCGGTTCCCATCCGACCGAAGAGACCTATGTCATCCTCGAGGGGTCGGGGGAAATGACGTTCGCGAATTACAAGCGCAATGTGAAAAAGGGCGATTTCGTCTATCTGCCGCCCTGGTGTCTGCATGGAATAGAAAATACAGGGACCGAAACCCTTGTCGTACTCATCTGCACCTCTCCTCCCAATCCGTGAGTTCAGGGAGGACGGTTATTCGAAACGTCGACTCCGTAAGATCGTTACGACCCGCCTTTCAGATGGTCCGGCAACGCATCGGGTTGCCGGGTCAAGGAGGATAAGGCTATGAGTTACTTGACTGAGCAGCAACTCGCCTTCTTCGATACGTTCGGTTACCTGGGATTTCCCGGTCTGATGGATGATCGAATCGACGAGATCATCAACGACTTCGAAGAGGTCTGGACCAGGCGCGGAGGGGGGCACAACGGACGGCCTCACGACGGTAAGGAACGCTCCTGCATCGTGCCGTTCATCGACCAGCATGAGCGGCTTTCTTCGCTGCTGGACGACGAGCGGATCAAGGGAATAGCCACCGATCTGCTAGGCGACGATTTCAACTACATGGGCAGCGACGGCAACTACTACGCCGGCGATACGAGGTGGCACTCCGATGGATGG contains:
- a CDS encoding cupin domain-containing protein, whose product is MAKITEFKGYTSDDLAKIPDIPKPETPPDPMIVNAQDGVPVVYPGCNGLGVRVVHPVNPNAPAENMGLVLFYVPPHVVLEPGSHPTEETYVILEGSGEMTFANYKRNVKKGDFVYLPPWCLHGIENTGTETLVVLICTSPPNP